Proteins from a genomic interval of Spirochaetota bacterium:
- a CDS encoding 5'-methylthioadenosine/S-adenosylhomocysteine nucleosidase, translating into MKKPAVFLIMLSLLTACGRHADVVVIISANAEWKAFKEIKKSENPDYRTSPYGQWFSKRYGKNTVVFFYGGWGKIDAAGSAQYVIDTFNPGLIVNIGTAGGFHGAVNKGDIILVDKTITCDIHERMGDSEEAIDYYSTDLECPDIKMDGTIRKSAMVSADQDLDPLRIPELRKRFNAIAGDWESSAIAHVAKKNNIRCYILRGITDIVDKAGSDTYGNIKSFEEETKVIMKKLISLLEGEGILNRINPGSGKL; encoded by the coding sequence ATGAAAAAACCGGCGGTCTTTCTGATCATGCTGTCCCTTTTAACGGCGTGCGGCAGGCATGCCGACGTTGTCGTCATTATTTCGGCGAACGCGGAATGGAAAGCCTTTAAAGAAATAAAGAAATCGGAAAATCCGGATTATCGTACATCGCCGTACGGGCAATGGTTCAGCAAAAGATACGGAAAGAATACCGTGGTATTCTTTTACGGGGGCTGGGGCAAGATCGACGCCGCCGGCTCGGCGCAGTATGTGATCGATACATTCAATCCCGGGCTCATCGTCAATATCGGAACCGCCGGTGGATTCCATGGGGCGGTAAACAAAGGCGATATAATCCTCGTGGATAAAACGATAACCTGCGATATCCATGAGCGGATGGGCGACAGCGAGGAAGCGATAGACTATTACTCGACCGACCTGGAGTGCCCGGATATAAAGATGGACGGCACCATAAGGAAGTCGGCCATGGTATCGGCGGACCAGGACCTGGATCCTTTACGGATTCCCGAGTTGCGAAAGCGCTTCAACGCCATCGCTGGGGATTGGGAGTCGAGCGCCATCGCGCACGTGGCTAAAAAGAATAACATACGGTGCTATATACTGCGGGGAATCACCGACATAGTGGACAAAGCGGGAAGCGATACCTACGGGAACATTAAGAGCTTCGAGGAAGAAACGAAGGTTATAATGAAAAAGTTGATCTCACTGCTGGAGGGTGAGGGGATTCTCAATCGTATCAATCCGGGTAGCGGTAAATTGTAG
- a CDS encoding DUF6364 family protein produces MNSKLTLNVNKNIIGRAKSYAAARRISLSKLVENYLKSLSEDSSEAPALAPRTKELSRIVKNSAKIDYKKAKEEYLSSKYLK; encoded by the coding sequence ATGAATTCAAAACTTACATTGAACGTAAATAAAAACATTATCGGCAGGGCGAAGTCCTATGCCGCCGCCAGGCGCATCAGCCTTTCCAAGCTTGTCGAAAATTACCTGAAATCCCTGTCCGAAGATTCTTCCGAAGCGCCGGCCCTGGCACCGCGGACAAAAGAGTTGAGCCGAATCGTGAAGAACAGTGCGAAGATCGATTATAAAAAAGCGAAAGAAGAGTATCTGTCTTCAAAGTATCTGAAATGA
- a CDS encoding AMP-binding protein encodes MIRLTMWWAWWRRGRTFFIFEGREYRYDEVYRNAVRYAAFFLSERGKLLESGVLRPGERFALGVYMENTPEYLYAVLGAGLSNSVLFAVNTGFRGETLAKVINQANISHLVVNAGTTAELERVMGELSPPGRLNILYAGEEEESERRGFLTLERALAGAGPKPEWRHRVPVDNFSPVIVIYTSGTTGVPKGVPCTHIKLVGAGFVVKSDTGLKRSDRGYISMPLFHSNAWYIGILPQLIVGGSFVLKRRFSARAFEEDMLEHGVCFMNYVGQPLHYILDALEKKYGGIDEVEKALASHPRNRFRIAYGNGAPAVDRQKLMRCLGMEHIYEIYGSTEAVITTANRPGDPIESVGSVDSSIIILDEEDRECPAGTVDENGKLANYDRAIGEICRRVGGNNLRFEGYFGDAEGTARKFRSGVYHSGDIGHIRLINGRRYLYFNGCTDDWIRKDGENFSAENVLQYALEMPGVDMAIAYGAPSEVSDEKVMVAVQLREGDDFRPDDVYAWLLRRQAEGGMDPQWMPDFIRVIEKFLVTDTHKIVVRPYKREHYNLERTPFMRIYFRSRGDTTYHVLTRDKYREIKAGFIKNGREALLD; translated from the coding sequence ATGATAAGGCTGACCATGTGGTGGGCGTGGTGGCGGCGCGGGCGGACCTTCTTCATCTTCGAGGGCCGGGAGTACCGCTACGATGAGGTCTACCGGAACGCAGTGCGCTATGCCGCCTTCTTCCTCTCCGAGCGCGGGAAGCTGCTTGAAAGCGGGGTATTGCGTCCCGGCGAGCGCTTCGCGCTGGGCGTCTACATGGAAAACACACCTGAGTACCTTTACGCGGTCCTGGGAGCGGGGCTCAGCAATTCGGTCCTTTTCGCCGTCAACACGGGTTTCCGTGGCGAGACGCTGGCGAAGGTCATCAACCAGGCGAACATCTCGCACCTGGTCGTGAACGCTGGCACGACCGCGGAGCTTGAGCGCGTAATGGGCGAGCTCTCCCCGCCCGGCCGGTTGAACATCCTGTACGCCGGCGAAGAGGAGGAAAGCGAGAGACGCGGCTTCCTCACCCTCGAGCGCGCGCTCGCCGGCGCCGGGCCGAAGCCAGAGTGGCGCCACCGGGTGCCCGTGGACAATTTCAGCCCGGTCATCGTCATCTACACCAGCGGCACCACCGGAGTCCCCAAGGGGGTGCCGTGCACGCACATCAAGCTGGTGGGCGCCGGATTCGTGGTGAAGAGTGACACCGGACTCAAACGAAGCGACCGCGGCTACATCTCCATGCCGTTGTTCCACTCCAACGCTTGGTACATCGGCATCCTGCCGCAGCTGATCGTCGGCGGGAGCTTCGTGCTGAAGCGGCGCTTCAGCGCCCGCGCCTTCGAGGAGGACATGCTGGAGCACGGGGTGTGCTTCATGAACTATGTGGGCCAGCCGCTGCACTACATCCTGGACGCGCTTGAAAAGAAATACGGCGGCATCGACGAGGTGGAAAAGGCCCTCGCCTCACACCCCCGCAACCGCTTCCGGATCGCCTACGGGAACGGGGCGCCCGCCGTCGACCGGCAAAAGCTCATGCGCTGCCTGGGCATGGAACACATCTACGAAATCTACGGATCGACCGAGGCGGTCATCACCACGGCCAACCGCCCGGGCGACCCGATCGAATCCGTTGGCAGCGTCGATTCGTCGATCATCATTCTCGACGAGGAGGACCGCGAATGCCCCGCGGGTACGGTCGATGAAAACGGAAAGCTCGCCAACTACGACAGGGCCATCGGCGAGATATGCCGCCGCGTGGGCGGGAACAATCTCCGCTTCGAGGGATATTTCGGCGACGCGGAGGGAACCGCGCGCAAGTTCCGAAGCGGCGTGTACCACTCCGGGGACATAGGCCATATCCGGCTTATCAACGGCAGGCGCTACCTGTACTTCAACGGGTGCACCGACGACTGGATCCGCAAGGACGGAGAGAACTTCTCCGCGGAGAACGTGCTGCAGTACGCCCTGGAGATGCCCGGCGTGGATATGGCCATCGCCTACGGCGCCCCCAGCGAGGTCTCCGACGAGAAGGTGATGGTGGCCGTGCAGCTCCGGGAGGGGGATGATTTCCGTCCGGACGATGTTTACGCCTGGCTGCTCCGCCGGCAGGCGGAGGGCGGCATGGATCCCCAGTGGATGCCCGACTTCATCCGCGTTATCGAAAAATTTCTCGTTACCGACACCCACAAGATCGTGGTGCGCCCCTACAAGCGCGAACACTACAACCTGGAGCGCACCCCCTTCATGCGGATCTATTTCCGTTCGAGGGGCGACACCACGTATCATGTGCTGACGCGGGATAAGTACCGGGAGATAAAGGCCGGGTTTATAAAAAACGGACGCGAGGCGTTGCTGGATTGA
- a CDS encoding DUF6364 family protein, with translation MPKTVTLRIDDSLLERFRHHAEMENRSISNFIETATLRYVERSELVDEFEMSEIVENAGLVNRLKKGSEDARKKRGRFA, from the coding sequence ATGCCCAAAACCGTTACGCTGAGAATAGACGATTCATTGCTCGAAAGATTCAGGCATCACGCGGAAATGGAAAACAGGTCCATCTCCAATTTCATTGAAACCGCCACCCTGCGATATGTCGAGCGATCGGAATTGGTCGATGAATTTGAAATGTCCGAAATTGTGGAAAACGCCGGTCTGGTAAACCGTTTGAAGAAAGGAAGTGAAGACGCTCGCAAAAAGAGGGGGCGTTTTGCCTGA
- a CDS encoding NAD(P)-binding oxidoreductase — translation MLRSPRRPAASSRHFCQLHNKSKFKTGEYMTVLVLGATGATGKLVVKQLLDRGERVKAIVRFLEKLPEAVRSHENVSIITVGNILRISRSEMAEYLEGCDAVISCLGHNLTLRGIFGPPFRLVTDATVLICTAVEESESKKAMKYILMNTTGHRNRDLGESPSPAEKCVLGIIGLLVPPQKDNEKAAEYLRVKIGQSNRKLEWIAVRPDTLYNMDEVSDYSVYPSPVRSPVFNPGKTSRINVAHFMAELIGSEELWKKWKGQMPVIYDSDSLPEKR, via the coding sequence ATGTTGAGATCGCCACGTCGGCCTGCGGCCTCCTCGCGACATTTTTGTCAGTTACATAACAAGTCAAAATTCAAAACGGGTGAATATATGACGGTTCTGGTTCTGGGGGCGACCGGCGCGACGGGAAAACTTGTCGTAAAACAATTGCTGGATCGCGGGGAGCGGGTAAAAGCGATCGTCCGTTTCCTGGAAAAACTGCCGGAGGCAGTCCGGTCTCACGAAAATGTATCCATTATAACGGTCGGCAATATTTTAAGAATAAGCAGGAGCGAGATGGCGGAATACCTCGAGGGATGCGACGCCGTGATCTCCTGTCTCGGGCATAACCTGACGCTGAGAGGAATATTCGGACCTCCCTTCAGGCTCGTCACGGATGCAACTGTACTGATCTGTACCGCCGTCGAGGAAAGCGAATCAAAAAAGGCGATGAAGTATATTCTTATGAATACAACCGGGCACAGAAACAGGGATCTTGGCGAATCACCGTCTCCGGCAGAAAAATGCGTGCTTGGGATTATCGGATTGCTGGTGCCGCCGCAGAAAGACAATGAAAAAGCGGCCGAATACTTGCGGGTAAAAATCGGTCAAAGCAATCGAAAACTGGAATGGATTGCCGTCCGTCCCGATACTTTATATAATATGGATGAAGTAAGCGATTACTCCGTGTATCCTTCACCCGTTCGAAGCCCCGTTTTCAACCCCGGGAAAACCAGCAGAATCAATGTGGCTCACTTTATGGCAGAATTGATTGGCAGCGAGGAGTTGTGGAAGAAATGGAAAGGGCAGATGCCCGTTATTTATGATTCCGACTCGTTACCGGAAAAGCGGTAA